From the Solanum pennellii chromosome 4, SPENNV200 genome, one window contains:
- the LOC107016169 gene encoding uncharacterized protein LOC107016169 yields MAEANSFTLSSSFLKQVYLYDWWLIKVEIGDGSKRLGVGGFTAKERPDGRVFHSTTIAKRHDTTTLVTEDGITILLSGFINRCRTLQNGFSSEVCKQFLLGFPYNWEESAAVSFGESTNENAASGISDFSESANASADCTSSSFTLSVDHLPPNVLRDLLISAAGDPEGGMLRKSIFNEIVQKYGNNAFNVDEASSLNQKSGNQVTSQSPSLNGSPSQKKKAKTNRKQEDSCIADAKSGKEELPEATPKNMPEKRVLDRLLHRSGDDVPIVGENSCLNQKSGNQVSSRGPSLDATPYKKKKTRANLRKEDDNHVPNAQCRKEVLQKCNDESGTDIDKNSSSSSPLTRDKASLYKKTKIYPTQEEKRDVHKVSGQGDFGIVNITNSSNGPLTRSRAKMKRVKKQGQEGNRYL; encoded by the exons ATGGCGGAAGCAAATAGTTTCACTCTATCTTCTTCATTCCTCAAACAA GTTTACTTGTATGATTGGTGGTTGATTAAAGTTGAAATTGGTGATGGAAGCAAGCGATTGGGTGTTGGAGGTTTCACTGCTAAAGA GAGACCAGATGGAAGAGTTTTCCACTCCACAACAATTGCGAAGAGGCATGATACTACCACTTTAGTGACGGAGGATGGCATCACCATTCTTCTTAGCGGTTTCATTAACAGGTGCCGAACTCTTCAAAATGGCTTCTCATCAGag GTTTGCAAGCAGTTCCTTCTTGGATTTCCATACAACTGGGAAGAGTCTGCTGCTGTGTCATTTGGAGAATCAACCAATGAAAATGCAGCCTCTGGAATTTCTGATTTCTCAGAGTCAGCAAACGCATCAGCTGATTGCACAAGTAGTTCCTTTACACTGTCTGTTGATCATCTTCCCCCCAATGTTTTACGAGATCTCTTAATATCGGCTGCTGGTGATCCAGAAGGCGGCATGCTAAGAAAGagtatttttaatgaaatagtgCAGAAATATGGTAACAATGCTTTTAATGTCGATGAAGCTTCTTCTTTGAACCAAAAAAGTGGTAATCAGGTCACTTCTCAAAGTCCTTCACTGAATGGAAGTCCTAGTCAAAAGAAGAAAGCTAAAACAAACCGGAAGCAAGAGGATAGCTGTATAGCAGATGCAAAATCTGGTAAAGAAGAATTGCCAGAAGCTACTCCAAAAAATATGCCAGAAAAGAGAGTTTTGGATAGACTTCTGCATAGAAGTGGTGACGATGTTCCTATCGTTGGTGAAAATTCTTGTTTAAACCAAAAAAGTGGAAATCAAGTCTCAAGCAGGGGTCCTTCACTGGATGCAACTCcttataaaaagaagaaaactagaGCTAATTTGAGGAAAGAAGATGATAACCATGTGCCCAATGCACAATGTAGAAAAGAAGTGCTTCAGAAATGTAATGATGAGAGTGGAACAGATATTGATAAGAATAGCTCAAGTAGTAGCCCTTTAACAAGAGATAAAGCTAGCTTATATAAGAAAACCAAAATTTACCCGACacaagaagaaaagagagatgTGCACAAAGTATCTGGACAGGGAGATTTTGGGATAGTAAACATCACTAACTCGAGTAATGGTCCATTGACAAGAAGCAGAGCTAAAATGAAACGGGTAAAAAAACAAGGTCAAGAAGGAAATAGATATCTGTGA